DNA sequence from the Acidobacteriota bacterium genome:
GACCCGCGGTCTCGACCTCGACATCCTGGCACGGGGCCACGGCGTAGAGGAGCGTGGCGTGCCGGTCAGCTACCAGGCGCAGGCGCCGGTGATCGGCCTCGTGCTGCCGTCCAACTCGCCGGGCGTGCACACGCTGTGGATGCCGGTCATCCCCCTCCAGATCGGTCTCGTGTTCAAGCCCGGACCGCAGGAGCCGTGGACGCCGTATCGGATGACAGAGGCCTTCGCGCAGGCCGGCGTGCCCCGCGAGGCCATCTCGATCTACCCGGGGGAAGGCGACATCGGCGCGGCCGTCCTCGCCTCCTGTTCCCGCAGCATGATCTTCGGCGGCGCCGACACCGTGGCCCGCTACCAGAACGATCCCCGCGTCCAGCCGCACGGCCCCGGCTTCAGCAAGATCCTGCTCGGCGACGATGTCGTCGACGACTGGGAGCAGTACCTCGACGTGATGGTCGACAGCGTCCTGGTCAACAGCGGCCGGAGCTGCATCTCCTGTTCCGGCGTCTGGGCCTCGCGCCACACGGCAGAGATCGCCCAGGCTCTCGCCGAGCGGCTGGCGCCCGTGCTGCCCAAGCCGGCCGACGACCCCGAGTCACCGCTCGCCGCGTTCACGGTGCCGGGCATGGCCAAGGCGATCAACGCCATGATCGACGCCCAGGTCGACGTTCCCGGCGTACGCGACCTGACCTCCGAGATTCGCGGCAACGGCCGGCTCGACGAGCGCGAGCGCTGCGACTACCTGCTGCCGACCGTCCTCCACTGCGCCGACGCAGGAGTGGAAGCCGCGAACGTCGAGTACATGTTCCCCTTCGTCTCCGTCGTCGAGTGCCCGCAGCAGAAGATGCTGAGCGCGATCGACGACACCCTTGTGTGCAGCGCGATCACGAACGACGAACACTGGCGGCGGCAACTGATCGACGCCACCCACGTCGACCGCCTGAACCTCGGCCCGGTGCCGACGATTCAGCTCAACTGGCTGCAGCCGCACGAAGGGAACATCATCGACTTCCTGTTCCGGGCGCGTGCGTTCCAGCAGGCGGACGTCGCGTAGCAACTCAGCCGCACAGCAGCATCCGCCACCGGCCCGTGGCTGTACGATCGCGCATCATGCGGAAGCAGCTTGCGGGCCGTGTCGAACTGCGCAACGTCGCCACCGACGCGGAGTACGACGCAGCGGTCGATCTCCAGCGCCAGACGTGGGGAGACGGCTTCGAGGACGCCGTACCGACGACGATCATGATGATTTCGCAGAAGATGGGCGGCGTGCTCGTCGGCGCCTTCGACGAGAAGGATCGGATGCTCGGCTTCCTCTACGGGCTGAGTGGCTTCCGGTACGGCCGGCGTGCCCACTGGTCTCACATGCTCGCCGTCGCGCGCGACGCCCGAGGTCTCGGCCTGGGCCGCGAGCTCAAGACGTTTCAACGTGAACTCCTGCTGCCGCTCGGCGTCGAGACGGTCTACTGGACGTACGACCCCCTCGTTGCCCGCAACGCGAACCTGAACCTGAACCGGCTCGGCGCCCTACCGATCGAGTACGTCGTGAACATGTACGGCGAGGACACGGGAAGCCTGCTGCACAGCGGGCTGGGCACCGACCGATTCATCGTCGCCTGGCCGATCGCGAGCTCCCGGGTCGACTGGCTGATGACCGCCAATGCCGACGCCACGCCAACCCGCGACACGCCGCCCTTCCCCAGAAGCGAAACGACGTCCGACGTCAAATGGGTCGAGGTGCCGCCCAACATCGGCGCCATCTTGCGGGCATCGCCCGAGGACGCCTTCGCCTGGCGGCGACGAACGCGGGCGCAGTTCCAGGAGCACCTGGAGGCCGGCTACGCGGTGACCGGGTTCACCTGGCGCGAGCAGGCAGAGCCGGATGCCGGCGGGGGCGCCAGCGCACCCAGTGTCCCGGGGGCCGCCCAAGAGACCGGCGTACCCCGCGTCCTGGACCGGCGCTACTACTACCGGCTCCAAAAGCTCGAAGGAACGGAGACGCAATGAGCCTTCACATCGACTCGATCACGCTGCGCGAGATCCAACTGCCCCTAGTCGAGCCGTTCCGCATCTCCTCCGGCGTCACGACCACCCGCCGCATCCTGCTGCTGGAGCTGATCGACGCGGACGGCGCCTCGACCTGGTCCGAATGCGTGGCGGGCGACTTCCCGAACTACTCGCCCGAGAGCATCGACACCGCGACCCTCGCGATCCGCGAGTGGCTGGCACCGCGGGTGCTGGGCCGGCGCTTCCGGAACCCGCAGCAGGTAGCGGCGGCTCTGTCCGAGGACCTCCGCGGTCACGAGATGGCGCAGGCGGCGATCGAAATGGGCGCCTGGGCGCTGGCGGCCACCAAGGCCGGCCAGAGCCTCTCGTCTCTGCTCGGTGGTACCCGGAAACGGATCGGCACCGGCATCTCGATCGGCATCCAGAACTCACCCGACGAACTCGCCGCCAGGGCCGAGAAGGCGCTGGCCGAGGGCTACCGGAAGATCAAGCTGAAGATCAAGCCGGGCCAGGACCTCGACTACCTGCACGCGGTCCGCGAACGCCTCGGACCGGACGCGCCGCTGATGGCCGACGCGAACAACGCGTACACCCTCGCCGACACGGACCACCTCGTCCAGCTCGACGACCTCGACCTGGTGATGGTCGAGCAACCCCTGGCCTGGGACGACGTCGCGCGGCACGCCGAGCTCCAGCAACGCATGCGGACGCCGATCTGCCTCGACGAATCGATCACGAACATCGCCCGCGCCGAGGACATGGTCCGGCTCCGAGCCGGTCGGATCATCAACATCAAGCCGGGCCGCGTCGCCGGGTTCACGGCGTCGAAGGCCATCCACGACCTCTGCGAGGCCAACGACATCCCGGTCTGGTGCGGCGGCATGCTGGAGAGCGGAATCGGCCGTGCCTACAACGTCGCGCTGGCCTCCCTGCCGAACTTCACGATCCCCGGCGACGTCAGCCCCAGCAACCGCTACTGGGCGCGCGACATCGTGTCGCCGGCATGGACGATGGACGCAGACGGCTGGGTGGATGTGTCCGAGAGCCCGGGCCTCGGCGTGGAGGTCGACCGCGAACGGATCGAGGCTCTGACGGTGCAGCGGGAAACGCTGCGAGCGAGCTAGCGCCCGAACTCGGGTCTAAAGGCTCCAGCCGCCGTCGACGGTCACTGTGTGACCGGTCACGAACACGTTGCGCTCGATCAGGGCGACGATCGCGTCGGCGCAGGTCTCCGGAGTCGCGACGCCCTTGAGCGGCGCGCCCGCGCTCACGCGCTGCTGTGCCTTGTCGTAGGTCTCGTCGCCGAGACCGCCGCGCAGCCACCGGCCCTCGATGAAACCGGGGGCGATCGT
Encoded proteins:
- a CDS encoding aldehyde dehydrogenase family protein, which gives rise to MIDIPAIRWGKPYESLEKATIVHFETGEELATLHQTNPGLVQRDMRRAQRARDILREIPSSELISMVIKAADLYLNADLPLGSGSQTPADFVHYQSATTGLPEHMCRANMDKNHFVLTNMGEVLEALTRGLDLDILARGHGVEERGVPVSYQAQAPVIGLVLPSNSPGVHTLWMPVIPLQIGLVFKPGPQEPWTPYRMTEAFAQAGVPREAISIYPGEGDIGAAVLASCSRSMIFGGADTVARYQNDPRVQPHGPGFSKILLGDDVVDDWEQYLDVMVDSVLVNSGRSCISCSGVWASRHTAEIAQALAERLAPVLPKPADDPESPLAAFTVPGMAKAINAMIDAQVDVPGVRDLTSEIRGNGRLDERERCDYLLPTVLHCADAGVEAANVEYMFPFVSVVECPQQKMLSAIDDTLVCSAITNDEHWRRQLIDATHVDRLNLGPVPTIQLNWLQPHEGNIIDFLFRARAFQQADVA
- the menC gene encoding o-succinylbenzoate synthase, translated to MSLHIDSITLREIQLPLVEPFRISSGVTTTRRILLLELIDADGASTWSECVAGDFPNYSPESIDTATLAIREWLAPRVLGRRFRNPQQVAAALSEDLRGHEMAQAAIEMGAWALAATKAGQSLSSLLGGTRKRIGTGISIGIQNSPDELAARAEKALAEGYRKIKLKIKPGQDLDYLHAVRERLGPDAPLMADANNAYTLADTDHLVQLDDLDLVMVEQPLAWDDVARHAELQQRMRTPICLDESITNIARAEDMVRLRAGRIINIKPGRVAGFTASKAIHDLCEANDIPVWCGGMLESGIGRAYNVALASLPNFTIPGDVSPSNRYWARDIVSPAWTMDADGWVDVSESPGLGVEVDRERIEALTVQRETLRAS